The Latilactobacillus sakei subsp. sakei DSM 20017 = JCM 1157 genome includes a window with the following:
- the rpoE gene encoding DNA-directed RNA polymerase subunit delta: MKLDVFKGQNKEELSMIEVAHAILEGKGDTIAFADLTNEVQNYLGKSDEEVRARLSQFYTDLNEDGSFISLGENVWGLRSWYPYESVDEEVNHPEDEEDQPTKKKRRKKVNAFLADVADDDDVIDYSDDDPEDEDLDVEDEAELAVTDDDSSDDLTEYKADLQSIGDDDDDEDDDALEDGIEGQLSEFSEDDDEDEEDEDDDL, translated from the coding sequence TTGAAATTAGACGTTTTTAAAGGCCAAAATAAAGAAGAACTATCAATGATAGAAGTCGCTCACGCAATTTTAGAAGGCAAGGGCGACACAATTGCATTTGCTGACTTAACGAATGAAGTCCAAAATTATTTAGGCAAAAGTGATGAAGAAGTGCGTGCACGCTTATCACAATTTTATACAGATTTAAACGAAGATGGTAGCTTTATTTCTTTAGGCGAAAACGTTTGGGGCTTGCGTTCTTGGTACCCATATGAATCTGTCGATGAAGAAGTTAACCATCCAGAAGATGAAGAAGACCAACCAACTAAGAAGAAGCGTCGTAAGAAGGTTAATGCTTTCTTAGCCGATGTGGCTGATGACGACGATGTTATTGATTACAGTGATGATGATCCTGAAGACGAAGATTTAGACGTTGAAGATGAGGCAGAACTTGCAGTAACAGATGATGATTCTAGTGATGATCTAACTGAATATAAAGCAGACTTACAAAGCATCGGCGACGATGACGATGATGAAGACGACGATGCGCTTGAAGATGGTATCGAAGGTCAATTATCAGAATTTAGCGAAGATGATGATGAAGACGAAGAAGACGAGGATGACGATTTATAG
- a CDS encoding ROK family protein: MVQSTETILVLDIGGSAVKYGFWTAQKLEDQDQFPTPLTRNKFYQTVADICAAHEPIAGIAVSCPGEPDEDTGIVHGMSYVPFLHLGEFQHDFATQLNRPVSLQNDAESAALAEMTLGVGQNHQNALFTIIGSGIGLAIVQEGLILKNLAEKFDNPEKRFADTLKTLNNSKVSPVQIGKTVSLKNFKLPNTIDGKTVFELAKQGDPIASQEVDQMCASLAEILIFLNAAYQPEIIGIGGGISNSPDLLPELKTHIETLLTAPDSRINFYKRFYSNPEQAFKQPNLQICHFKNDANLVGAALHYEQHFETVN; this comes from the coding sequence ATGGTTCAATCCACAGAAACAATCTTAGTATTAGATATCGGTGGTTCGGCCGTTAAATACGGCTTTTGGACGGCCCAAAAACTCGAAGATCAAGACCAGTTTCCAACACCCCTCACCCGGAACAAGTTCTATCAAACAGTAGCTGACATTTGTGCTGCACACGAACCAATTGCTGGGATTGCGGTGAGCTGTCCTGGTGAACCGGACGAAGACACAGGGATTGTTCACGGCATGAGCTATGTACCCTTTCTTCATCTCGGTGAGTTCCAACACGATTTTGCAACCCAATTAAACCGCCCCGTCTCCTTACAAAACGATGCCGAAAGTGCCGCTTTGGCGGAAATGACCCTCGGCGTGGGCCAAAATCATCAAAACGCGTTATTCACAATTATCGGTTCCGGTATCGGTTTGGCCATCGTTCAAGAGGGCCTCATCTTAAAAAATCTTGCCGAGAAGTTCGATAATCCTGAAAAGCGGTTCGCTGATACACTCAAAACACTCAACAATTCCAAAGTCTCACCCGTTCAAATTGGTAAGACTGTCTCACTGAAGAATTTCAAACTGCCTAACACGATCGATGGCAAAACTGTTTTTGAATTGGCGAAACAAGGCGATCCCATCGCTAGTCAAGAAGTTGATCAGATGTGTGCGTCACTCGCTGAAATCCTGATTTTCTTAAATGCCGCCTATCAACCAGAAATTATCGGCATTGGCGGCGGCATTAGCAACAGCCCCGATTTGCTGCCAGAGCTGAAGACTCATATTGAAACGTTGCTCACTGCCCCAGATAGCCGTATCAATTTTTATAAACGTTTCTATTCAAATCCTGAACAGGCCTTCAAACAGCCCAACCTACAAATCTGCCATTTTAAAAACGATGCCAATCTAGTGGGGGCCGCTCTGCATTATGAACAACACTTTGAAACAGTCAACTAA
- a CDS encoding CTP synthase, whose translation MTKYVFVTGGVVSSLGKGIVAASLGRLLKNRGLKVTIQKFDPYINVDPGTMSPYQHGEVFVTDDGTETDLDLGHYERFIDNNLNKYSNVTTGKIYSEVLRKERKGEYLGATVQVIPHITNMIKEKIMRAATTTDSDIVITEIGGTVGDIESLPFLEALRQMKADVGAENCIYIHTTLVPYLKAAGEMKTKPTQHSVKELRGIGIQPNVLVCRTEKAIPDDMRNKIAQFCDVEPEAVVESRDAESIYDIPLLLKNQGLDDFVLNHFKMTAPEADMTEWIDMLHTIKNLEGTKKIALVGKYIELQDAYISVNEALRHAGYVYNTDVKVTPIQSEDITKENVAETLAGFDGIIVPGGFGDRGLEGMILSIQYARENDVPYLGICLGMQMASIEFARNVAGITDATTGEVHPDAEHKLIDIMSDQKDLENMGGTQRLGLYPCKLKPGTKTAEAYDNQSVIQQRHRHRYEFNNEYRDLLTDKGLVFAGTSPDNRLVEVIEIPENKFFVAAQYHPEFLSRPNKPEGLFKAFIGATM comes from the coding sequence ATGACCAAATATGTTTTTGTAACAGGTGGCGTTGTTTCCTCATTAGGTAAAGGAATCGTTGCGGCTTCACTCGGTCGTTTATTAAAGAATCGTGGCTTAAAAGTAACGATTCAAAAATTTGATCCATACATCAACGTGGATCCCGGTACAATGAGCCCTTACCAACATGGTGAAGTTTTCGTAACAGATGATGGTACTGAAACTGATTTAGATCTTGGCCATTACGAACGTTTTATCGACAACAATTTAAATAAATATTCTAACGTGACGACAGGTAAAATTTATTCAGAAGTTTTACGTAAAGAACGTAAAGGTGAATACCTTGGCGCAACTGTTCAAGTCATTCCACATATCACAAACATGATTAAAGAAAAAATCATGCGTGCTGCGACAACTACTGATTCAGATATCGTCATTACTGAAATCGGTGGGACTGTTGGTGATATTGAATCACTACCATTCTTAGAAGCACTTCGTCAAATGAAGGCGGATGTCGGTGCTGAAAACTGTATCTACATTCACACAACATTGGTGCCTTACTTAAAGGCTGCTGGTGAAATGAAGACTAAACCAACACAACACAGTGTTAAAGAATTACGTGGTATTGGTATCCAACCAAATGTCTTGGTTTGTCGGACTGAAAAAGCAATTCCAGATGACATGCGTAACAAGATTGCGCAATTCTGTGATGTTGAACCCGAAGCAGTTGTTGAATCACGCGATGCAGAATCAATCTACGATATTCCATTGTTATTGAAGAACCAAGGTTTAGATGATTTTGTCTTGAACCACTTCAAGATGACAGCCCCAGAAGCTGACATGACAGAATGGATCGACATGTTACACACAATCAAGAACCTTGAAGGTACAAAGAAGATTGCCTTGGTTGGTAAATATATCGAATTACAAGATGCTTACATCTCAGTGAATGAAGCATTACGTCATGCTGGTTATGTTTATAACACAGACGTTAAAGTGACACCAATTCAATCAGAAGATATCACTAAAGAAAATGTTGCTGAAACATTAGCTGGTTTCGATGGCATCATCGTGCCTGGTGGTTTCGGCGATCGTGGTTTGGAAGGGATGATTCTTTCAATCCAATATGCCCGTGAAAATGATGTGCCATATCTTGGTATCTGTTTAGGGATGCAAATGGCAAGTATCGAATTTGCCCGCAACGTTGCCGGTATCACAGATGCCACAACTGGTGAAGTGCACCCAGATGCAGAACACAAATTAATCGACATCATGTCAGATCAAAAAGATCTTGAAAATATGGGTGGAACACAACGTCTTGGTTTGTACCCATGTAAGTTAAAACCAGGTACTAAGACTGCCGAAGCTTATGATAACCAAAGTGTTATCCAACAACGTCACCGTCACCGTTATGAATTCAATAACGAATACCGTGACTTGTTAACAGACAAGGGCTTAGTATTTGCTGGTACTTCACCTGACAACCGTTTAGTTGAAGTCATCGAAATTCCAGAAAACAAATTCTTCGTGGCTGCACAATATCACCCAGAATTCTTATCACGTCCAAACAAACCAGAAGGCTTGTTCAAAGCATTCATCGGCGCAACAATGTAA
- a CDS encoding UDP-N-acetylglucosamine 1-carboxyvinyltransferase, whose amino-acid sequence MKKMLIQGGNLLSGEVTIGGAKNSTVAIIPAAILAESKVVLDSVPHIKDVNSLLSILEDMSVTSTFTGDTVEIDPTNIVSTPLPSGKIQSLRASYYFMGALLGRFGKAIVGLPGGDDIGPRPIDQHIKGFEALGAVVTNNHGAIEINAPEGLHGAKIYLDMASVGATINLLLAAVRAEGQTVIENAAREPEIVDIATFLNNMGAKVRGAGTDIIRIEGVAHLYGHNTHTIIPDRIEAGTYLSMAAAIGDGVNVKNIISEHMDAYLAKLEEMGVKMDVKEDSIFVYPSPDLKMVQVKTMPYPGFATDLQQPLTPLLLKAQGEGLVVDTLYPKRTRHVPELIRMGADISIENDVILLHHADKLQGAEVSADEIRGGACLMIAGLMANGVTTITNASNILRGYDRVIDKLTGLGAVVKMVEE is encoded by the coding sequence ATGAAAAAAATGTTAATTCAAGGCGGTAATCTTCTATCAGGGGAAGTGACAATTGGCGGCGCTAAAAACAGTACGGTAGCAATTATCCCAGCAGCGATTTTGGCAGAATCCAAAGTTGTTCTGGATAGTGTGCCGCACATCAAGGACGTCAACAGCTTACTATCAATTTTAGAAGATATGTCGGTTACTTCAACCTTCACGGGCGATACGGTTGAAATTGATCCGACAAATATTGTATCAACACCTTTACCAAGTGGTAAAATTCAAAGTTTACGGGCTTCATATTATTTCATGGGGGCTTTGTTAGGACGTTTCGGTAAAGCAATCGTGGGCTTGCCTGGTGGCGATGATATCGGACCACGGCCAATCGACCAACACATCAAAGGTTTCGAAGCCCTTGGTGCGGTGGTTACCAATAATCATGGGGCGATTGAAATTAACGCACCAGAAGGCTTACACGGCGCTAAAATTTATCTAGACATGGCATCAGTTGGGGCAACCATTAACCTATTATTGGCTGCTGTTCGTGCTGAAGGTCAAACAGTCATTGAAAATGCTGCGCGTGAACCTGAAATTGTCGATATTGCGACTTTCTTAAATAATATGGGTGCGAAGGTTCGTGGCGCCGGTACTGATATTATTCGGATTGAAGGGGTGGCCCACTTATACGGCCACAACACACATACGATTATTCCTGACCGGATTGAAGCCGGGACTTACCTCAGCATGGCAGCTGCCATCGGTGACGGGGTGAACGTTAAAAATATCATTAGCGAACATATGGATGCTTATCTTGCTAAGTTAGAAGAAATGGGCGTTAAGATGGATGTTAAAGAAGACAGTATTTTTGTTTATCCATCACCTGATTTGAAGATGGTACAAGTCAAGACAATGCCATATCCTGGTTTTGCGACTGACTTACAACAACCCTTAACACCACTTTTATTGAAAGCACAAGGTGAAGGCCTAGTTGTTGATACGCTTTATCCTAAACGGACGCGTCATGTCCCAGAATTAATTCGGATGGGTGCGGATATCTCAATCGAAAATGATGTTATCTTATTGCACCATGCGGATAAATTGCAAGGTGCAGAAGTATCAGCCGATGAAATTCGTGGTGGCGCATGTCTGATGATCGCGGGCTTGATGGCCAACGGTGTGACAACCATTACGAACGCAAGTAATATTTTAAGAGGATATGATCGCGTTATTGATAAACTAACGGGCCTCGGGGCTGTCGTCAAAATGGTTGAAGAATAA
- a CDS encoding type B 50S ribosomal protein L31: MKQGIHPDYHKVVFMDSSTGFKFISGSTANSAETVEWEDGNTYPLIRVEISSDSHPFYTGKQKFTQADGRVDRFNKKYGFADKNAAK; the protein is encoded by the coding sequence ATGAAACAAGGTATTCATCCAGATTATCACAAGGTTGTATTTATGGATTCATCAACTGGCTTCAAGTTCATCTCAGGTTCAACTGCTAACTCAGCTGAAACTGTTGAATGGGAAGACGGTAACACATATCCATTAATTCGTGTTGAAATTTCATCAGATTCACATCCATTCTACACTGGTAAACAAAAATTTACTCAAGCAGATGGTCGTGTCGATCGTTTCAACAAAAAATATGGTTTTGCAGACAAGAACGCTGCCAAATAA
- a CDS encoding chloride channel protein, producing the protein MPSSTTKTTQFKIIFVLYSLLLGLLIGGLAAAFLALINLSTHLIWQVGYSHFNHPAYPLVIGLFGGILVGLMQRSWGPYPKTMHETLSEFKQTGAVAYQHQVGKNIIAALVVLACGASLGPEAALSAIVGGLITWLGDRLKLTAHQQTLFLNMGIGAMLATIFHAPFAGVGEAIEKTPLREHFKSHFNQMLLYILTTATGLLGFTLVNQLFPKESPFALHTPTIHWTLAVWPLLILALIVGFVFGNLFLKIEQWCQWLADTIHRPVLLAVIAGICLGACGLLSPYLLFSGEHYLLTFTKSGLDQSFGYLLLIGLGKTVLTNLIFAFGWRGGKIFPAIFASAAIGLSLAVLFPYTPGLLVATVVAVSCTIIVAQPYVTATLLLFLLPLQFFPIILIACIGTHKIQQLCIK; encoded by the coding sequence ATGCCATCATCGACCACTAAAACCACGCAATTTAAAATTATCTTTGTACTATACAGCTTACTGTTAGGCTTATTAATTGGTGGCTTAGCCGCCGCCTTCTTAGCGCTTATCAACCTCAGCACACACCTTATTTGGCAAGTTGGTTATTCACATTTCAACCATCCTGCCTATCCCTTAGTCATCGGATTATTCGGTGGCATCCTCGTTGGTTTAATGCAGCGTTCTTGGGGTCCTTATCCGAAAACAATGCACGAAACACTTAGCGAATTCAAACAAACCGGCGCCGTTGCCTATCAGCATCAAGTCGGTAAAAATATCATTGCGGCCTTAGTCGTCCTAGCTTGCGGTGCCAGTTTAGGGCCCGAAGCAGCATTATCAGCTATCGTCGGCGGCTTGATCACTTGGTTGGGTGATCGCCTTAAATTAACAGCCCACCAACAAACACTATTTTTAAATATGGGAATTGGCGCAATGCTGGCTACTATTTTCCACGCCCCATTCGCTGGTGTGGGTGAGGCTATTGAAAAAACGCCGCTTCGCGAACACTTTAAATCCCATTTCAACCAAATGCTATTATATATTCTAACGACGGCCACGGGGTTACTTGGTTTTACTTTAGTCAATCAATTATTCCCCAAAGAAAGCCCGTTTGCCTTACACACGCCAACCATTCATTGGACATTGGCAGTCTGGCCATTACTTATTTTAGCATTAATTGTCGGATTCGTTTTTGGCAATCTATTTTTAAAAATCGAACAATGGTGTCAGTGGCTTGCCGACACCATTCACCGACCAGTTTTACTCGCCGTTATCGCTGGTATTTGCCTAGGCGCTTGCGGTCTATTGTCCCCCTATTTACTGTTTTCCGGAGAACACTATTTACTAACCTTTACCAAATCCGGCTTGGATCAATCGTTTGGCTACTTACTCTTAATCGGACTTGGCAAAACAGTTTTAACCAACCTCATCTTTGCTTTCGGGTGGCGCGGTGGTAAAATTTTTCCAGCCATCTTCGCCAGTGCAGCAATCGGTTTAAGTTTGGCAGTCCTCTTCCCCTACACCCCAGGACTGCTTGTCGCAACCGTAGTAGCCGTCAGCTGTACTATCATCGTAGCGCAACCGTACGTCACGGCGACATTATTACTCTTCTTATTACCGCTTCAATTTTTCCCAATCATTCTAATAGCTTGTATCGGTACGCACAAAATTCAGCAATTATGCATTAAATAA
- a CDS encoding SMI1/KNR4 family protein yields MFSAHPTIADSGLIDPRFIKPNAALPADYLALCQETNGGFLSRFSLPTSEPTSDGLDHVECHYLAGIATGSQTVIEVAQWPDYLIPFSQHGTQYFAFDYQQSPDNPSIRYIDTEVDQWLTVASSFSQFLAQLGTKPIVVPETDDLTLTPLQRNHYLLIAPAEQLMVLLALYEADSPKDWYLDWLLFFAQSGTLEQQKCALDAYHTQRLYFKRQLPQAKSQQLTQIFAQQPALLATYQAYQKQWSPL; encoded by the coding sequence ATGTTTTCTGCACACCCAACAATTGCGGATAGCGGGCTGATTGATCCGCGATTTATCAAACCTAACGCAGCTTTACCAGCGGATTATTTAGCACTATGCCAAGAGACTAACGGTGGGTTTTTAAGCCGCTTTAGCCTTCCCACTAGCGAACCAACTAGTGATGGTTTAGACCACGTTGAGTGTCATTATCTCGCTGGTATTGCAACGGGTTCACAAACAGTCATAGAAGTGGCGCAATGGCCTGATTATTTGATACCATTTAGTCAACACGGTACGCAATATTTTGCGTTCGATTATCAACAATCACCTGATAACCCCAGCATTCGCTACATTGATACCGAAGTTGACCAGTGGTTGACTGTTGCGTCCTCTTTTTCCCAGTTTCTCGCACAATTAGGTACCAAACCGATTGTTGTTCCTGAAACCGATGACTTGACGCTGACGCCGTTGCAACGTAATCACTACCTATTAATTGCACCTGCTGAACAATTAATGGTGCTACTAGCGCTTTATGAGGCTGATAGCCCTAAAGACTGGTATTTAGACTGGCTGCTCTTTTTCGCGCAATCTGGTACCTTAGAACAGCAAAAATGCGCATTAGATGCCTACCATACACAACGTTTATATTTTAAACGCCAATTGCCTCAAGCTAAGAGTCAACAGTTGACACAAATTTTTGCACAACAACCTGCACTACTAGCGACTTACCAAGCTTATCAAAAGCAATGGTCGCCGCTTTAA
- a CDS encoding LemA family protein: protein MLWLVVIIILVLIVGTVAFYISTYNGMVKSRNWADESWSQIDVQLKRRNDLIPNLLSTVKGYAKYEQETFTKVVEMRNQLLEMPSDDRQATMAVSNQLSESLKSILSLTESYPDLKANAEYMKLMEELTNTENKIAYARQLFNSSATRFNNKIETFPGNIIAGAHNFQKTAYLATPEVEKEVPKVSFD from the coding sequence ATGCTATGGTTAGTTGTGATTATTATATTAGTATTAATCGTTGGGACCGTTGCGTTTTACATCAGCACGTATAATGGCATGGTCAAAAGCCGCAACTGGGCGGATGAATCATGGAGCCAAATCGATGTGCAACTCAAGCGCCGGAATGATTTAATTCCCAACTTATTATCAACGGTGAAAGGTTACGCTAAATACGAACAAGAAACATTTACCAAAGTTGTAGAAATGCGTAATCAATTATTAGAAATGCCAAGTGATGATCGTCAAGCAACGATGGCTGTTTCTAATCAATTATCAGAATCATTGAAGAGCATCTTGTCATTAACAGAAAGTTATCCAGATTTGAAAGCAAATGCTGAATACATGAAATTAATGGAAGAATTAACGAATACTGAAAACAAGATTGCTTACGCACGTCAATTGTTCAATTCAAGTGCAACTCGTTTTAACAATAAAATTGAAACTTTCCCAGGCAACATCATCGCTGGGGCACATAACTTCCAAAAGACGGCTTACTTAGCAACGCCAGAAGTTGAAAAAGAAGTGCCAAAAGTTTCTTTCGATTAG
- the htpX gene encoding zinc metalloprotease HtpX, with amino-acid sequence MLYEQIAQNKRRTVYVMIGFLMLVLAIGAALGYLFMQNTLTGVIIAAVLAAVYMVMMISNSTNVVMQMNHAHEIKDASQYPDLWHIVEDMAMVGQIPMPRVFIVDDDSPNAFATGNDPKNAAVAVTSGIMARLNREELEGVIAHEVSHIKNYDIRLSTIALALAAVISLLVNIGSNMMWWSGGRDRDDDREGGAGNVIALVFSILLMILGPLAASIAQMALSRNREYLADASGVELTRNPEGLINALLKISNSEPMQAADPSSAALYISDPFKGRGSFGAHLFDSHPPIEQRVERLRNM; translated from the coding sequence ATGTTATATGAACAAATTGCACAGAATAAACGACGGACCGTCTATGTGATGATTGGTTTCTTGATGCTTGTACTCGCAATTGGTGCGGCATTAGGCTATCTCTTCATGCAAAACACCTTGACGGGTGTGATCATTGCGGCGGTCTTAGCGGCCGTTTATATGGTAATGATGATTAGTAATTCCACTAATGTGGTCATGCAGATGAATCACGCGCACGAAATTAAAGATGCCAGTCAGTATCCAGATTTGTGGCACATTGTTGAAGACATGGCCATGGTCGGTCAGATTCCGATGCCGCGGGTTTTTATCGTCGATGATGATAGTCCCAACGCCTTTGCAACGGGTAATGATCCTAAAAATGCCGCGGTTGCTGTAACATCCGGTATTATGGCCCGGTTAAATCGTGAAGAATTAGAAGGCGTGATTGCCCACGAAGTTTCACACATCAAGAACTACGATATTCGCTTATCGACGATTGCTTTGGCGTTAGCTGCGGTCATCTCGTTACTTGTTAATATCGGTAGTAATATGATGTGGTGGAGCGGCGGTCGTGATCGCGATGATGACCGTGAAGGTGGCGCAGGCAATGTGATTGCCTTAGTCTTTTCAATTCTTTTAATGATTCTGGGGCCATTAGCGGCTAGCATTGCACAGATGGCCTTGTCGCGGAATCGTGAATACTTAGCGGATGCTTCCGGCGTTGAGTTGACTCGGAATCCAGAAGGGTTAATCAATGCCTTATTGAAGATTTCTAATAGTGAACCGATGCAAGCTGCGGATCCGTCTAGCGCGGCGTTGTATATCTCAGATCCGTTTAAGGGTCGCGGCAGCTTTGGTGCGCATTTATTTGATAGTCACCCACCAATTGAACAACGGGTCGAACGTTTACGTAATATGTAG
- a CDS encoding DUF3114 domain-containing protein codes for MMVNQKLRRLMNLQTVLITQLQDRQTTAVMRQMIQQQLLPQVRGQLLLALQDKRLFQLPTATQTKLEQLLIQNLIEPSNGTALSALWLETTQLRYHLPTKNGLVAHFAQLELENWDDNSLRAYASIIRNQEPLFNLTAANRALHRVGSPLYQQLYQAYGDRTTNRLINWQRANLVLMQLGAQLDAHHFLQLAAEDFEIYSEMPPDAPFLKTFAQSVQLAFKDQDLTDQRLHQFRMYLDRQNIQYIRTHFKTAGDSDEMALQKFVAQRQRKQRAYWLKREPARLHNKYMRGVTFNSDTNLNRKRLTPDFHSEFIIDRTGQFVTQWDVLRYRTPHQIESDPAQYVLNIAEKNALLNGESFNYANRNNLQHAQLDSRPPRQLDHQLRDRAFAGWQSPNKQQYRQSAEKSDAYSRPY; via the coding sequence ATGATGGTTAATCAAAAATTACGACGATTAATGAATTTACAGACGGTACTGATCACGCAATTGCAAGATCGCCAAACAACGGCAGTCATGCGGCAAATGATACAACAACAATTATTGCCACAAGTACGTGGTCAATTGCTGTTGGCATTACAGGACAAGCGGTTATTTCAACTGCCAACTGCAACCCAAACAAAGCTGGAACAGTTGTTAATTCAGAATTTGATTGAGCCAAGTAATGGTACGGCCTTAAGTGCGCTTTGGCTAGAGACAACCCAATTACGGTACCATCTTCCCACCAAAAACGGACTGGTCGCTCATTTTGCCCAGTTAGAGTTGGAAAACTGGGATGATAACAGCTTGCGGGCTTATGCGAGCATTATCAGAAACCAAGAACCGTTGTTTAATTTAACGGCTGCCAATCGTGCGCTGCATCGTGTGGGGTCACCACTTTATCAGCAACTATATCAGGCTTATGGGGACCGAACAACGAATCGGTTGATTAATTGGCAGCGAGCTAATTTAGTTTTGATGCAGTTGGGGGCGCAATTAGATGCGCACCATTTTTTACAATTAGCGGCAGAAGATTTTGAAATCTATTCAGAAATGCCACCGGACGCGCCATTTTTAAAGACGTTTGCGCAGAGTGTTCAACTTGCTTTTAAAGACCAGGATTTGACGGATCAGCGGCTGCATCAATTTAGAATGTATCTGGATCGGCAAAATATTCAGTATATTCGAACCCATTTTAAGACTGCCGGTGATTCTGATGAAATGGCACTCCAAAAATTCGTCGCGCAACGGCAAAGGAAGCAGCGGGCGTATTGGTTGAAAAGGGAACCGGCCCGCTTGCATAATAAATATATGCGCGGTGTCACTTTTAATTCGGATACTAACTTGAATCGTAAACGGTTGACGCCTGATTTTCATAGCGAATTTATCATTGATCGAACTGGGCAGTTTGTGACGCAGTGGGATGTGTTACGGTATCGGACACCTCATCAAATTGAAAGTGATCCGGCACAGTATGTATTGAATATTGCCGAAAAAAATGCGTTATTAAATGGCGAATCTTTCAACTATGCTAACCGCAATAATTTACAACATGCCCAACTGGATAGTCGACCGCCACGCCAATTGGATCATCAATTACGCGACCGGGCTTTTGCCGGCTGGCAGAGTCCTAATAAACAACAATATCGGCAATCAGCAGAAAAAAGTGATGCCTATTCACG